The region CGAGTTGTAATTTATCATTTGTCATAGCCATACTGAAAAAAGAAATAGTTTGAGTTGTTACTAGTTGCAACGCCTTTGCTTTCCTCTCCCAGTTTTTAGGAATAGGTGAATTGCTTGTAATAGAAACATCTGCGCCTAACATTTGTGAAGCTTGTTGGTTTACTAAGTTTTCAATAGAAGATGTAATATTATTGATACTACTCATACAAGTAACTGCGATAAGTAGCGCTAAGAATAATAGACTAAGCTCGCCGCTACGCCATTCACGTACAAACGTACGTAAGATTAAAGGAAAATTTAGCATTGTAGTTGCCCATCTATAAGTGGCCAGTGAAGTTGGCAACGTGCTGCGAGCGTATCATCATGAGTGACCATAACTAAGGTCGATTGATATTGTTGATTGAGAGAAAATAATAAATTAATAATGGCTTGCCCAGTTTTTTTATCTAGATTTCCTGTGGGCTCATCTGCAAATAAAACAGCTGGTGTAATAGCAAAGGCCCGAGCAATAGCCACACGTTGTTGTTCGCCACCAGATAATTGACTCGGATAATGTTTTGCTCGCTTATTTAGACCAACTTGTGTAAGCCAATCCAAAGCAATAGGTGCAGGATTTTTTTGCTGATTAATTTCTAAAGGTAACATGACATTTTCAAGCGCGGTAAGGTTAGGTAATAAATGAAAAAATTGAAAGATAAAACCAACCTGTCTTGCTCTAATTTTTGCGCGTTTATCCTCATTAAGACTGCTAATTTCTTGTAAACCATAATAAACTTGACCTGAAGTAGGTTTTTCTAATCCGGCCATAATATTTAAGAGAGTTGTCTTACCCGAGCCAGAAACACCGGTGATAGCGATGGTTGCACCAGCAGGAATAGTAAGGTTAATGGCGTTTAAAATGGTTAAAATGTCATTATCAACAGGGATGCTATAATTAACATTTATTAATTTAATTATGGCGTCCGAGTTAATCATGATTAAAAAATTCCTTTGGATAATATGTTTTATTTTTATAATAGCACCAATTTATGCAAAGACGATTCTTATTCTTGGTGATAGCTTAAGTGCAGGCTTTGGTATAGAAGAAGGTAAAGGCTGGGTAAATTTATTAAATGAACGGCTACAAAAAGAGTCTCTGCCTTATAAAGTTGTTAACTATAGTACTAGTGGTGACACTACTTCAAATGGACTGGCTAAATTGTCAG is a window of Legionella busanensis DNA encoding:
- a CDS encoding ABC transporter ATP-binding protein — protein: MINSDAIIKLINVNYSIPVDNDILTILNAINLTIPAGATIAITGVSGSGKTTLLNIMAGLEKPTSGQVYYGLQEISSLNEDKRAKIRARQVGFIFQFFHLLPNLTALENVMLPLEINQQKNPAPIALDWLTQVGLNKRAKHYPSQLSGGEQQRVAIARAFAITPAVLFADEPTGNLDKKTGQAIINLLFSLNQQYQSTLVMVTHDDTLAARCQLHWPLIDGQLQC